In Denitratisoma sp. DHT3, one DNA window encodes the following:
- a CDS encoding TonB-dependent receptor, with product MQRHLVRSALAAAMLSAFATQAAETPADHGTIIVTATRFADSALPVAAQVDVIRSEDIRQSPALGMPEILKAQAGIEVRSLYGNMGIDAVADIRGFGDTGGSNTVTLLDGQRLNSIGMDAVSWSAIPLESVQRIEILRGAGTVLYGDRATGGVINIITDKSGQPRANAAVTLGSNDYRGVDAQAAGGGAAGYFNLFAHYAETDGWRQNSQARQQAVSGRSALNLANGEAFVDYGLYADKSGMPSSLLSAAYRGDPRQARTPHDTQQRDGYRVRPGLKLAVSPNLTVEGELAVEHEKYDANNVSFASTYRRERDTVSFTPRLRWNHGLTGRASETVLGLDYYDGKIGATSASATGVIPQSAKQTSSAFYVQNTTALDRHWSLTAGARRQRMEQRAAQRAYDADYGYGPFPVPAMNGSAVRERNAYDLGLNYQAADWRLYGRTGTVFRFANTDELFGYDPFTGNPVFAGDLKPQHGRVHELGGDVELGAVKLRGSVYRLDLTDEIGYDGAAYANVNFARSRRDGVEAQIDWRLSERLLARFSASHTDARFREGVYADKEIPMVARDKAALQLTWQTGGGASYSAVASHVGDRRYSGDFANTLGRLAGYTTLDLQGRWDLKTWTITAKLLNVFDRRYAPYAGYSTFRSDYYYFPADGRSLFVSARYDFK from the coding sequence ATGCAACGCCATCTCGTGCGCAGCGCCCTCGCCGCCGCCATGCTTTCCGCTTTCGCCACCCAGGCCGCCGAAACGCCGGCTGACCACGGCACCATCATCGTCACCGCCACCCGCTTCGCCGACAGCGCCCTGCCCGTCGCGGCGCAGGTCGACGTGATCCGCAGCGAGGACATTCGCCAGTCGCCCGCCCTGGGCATGCCGGAAATCCTCAAGGCCCAGGCCGGCATCGAAGTGCGCTCGCTCTACGGCAACATGGGCATCGATGCCGTGGCCGACATCCGCGGCTTCGGCGACACTGGCGGCAGCAACACCGTGACCCTGCTCGACGGCCAGCGCCTCAACTCCATCGGCATGGATGCCGTGAGCTGGTCGGCGATCCCGCTGGAAAGCGTGCAGCGCATCGAGATCCTGCGCGGCGCCGGCACCGTGCTCTATGGCGACCGGGCCACCGGCGGTGTGATCAACATCATCACCGACAAGTCCGGCCAGCCCCGCGCCAATGCGGCCGTCACCCTCGGCAGCAACGACTACCGCGGCGTGGATGCCCAGGCCGCCGGCGGCGGCGCGGCCGGCTATTTCAACCTCTTCGCCCACTACGCGGAAACCGATGGCTGGCGCCAGAACAGCCAGGCCCGACAACAGGCCGTCAGCGGCCGGAGTGCGCTGAACCTGGCCAACGGCGAAGCCTTCGTCGATTACGGCCTCTACGCGGACAAGTCCGGCATGCCCAGCAGCCTCCTGAGCGCCGCCTACCGCGGCGATCCGCGCCAGGCGCGCACGCCCCACGACACCCAGCAGCGGGACGGCTACCGGGTGCGCCCGGGCCTGAAGCTGGCCGTGTCGCCCAACCTGACGGTGGAAGGGGAACTCGCCGTCGAGCACGAAAAATACGACGCCAACAACGTCTCCTTCGCCAGCACCTACCGGCGCGAACGCGACACCGTCTCCTTCACCCCGCGCCTGCGCTGGAACCACGGCCTGACCGGCCGCGCCAGCGAAACCGTGCTGGGGCTGGATTACTATGACGGCAAGATCGGCGCCACCTCGGCCAGCGCCACCGGCGTGATTCCTCAGTCGGCCAAGCAGACCAGTTCCGCCTTCTACGTGCAGAACACCACCGCCCTCGACCGCCATTGGTCGCTGACCGCCGGCGCCCGCCGCCAGCGCATGGAGCAGCGCGCCGCGCAGCGGGCCTACGACGCCGATTACGGTTACGGCCCCTTCCCCGTGCCGGCCATGAACGGCAGCGCGGTGCGCGAGCGCAACGCCTACGACCTGGGCCTCAACTACCAGGCCGCCGACTGGCGTCTCTACGGCCGCACCGGTACCGTCTTCCGCTTCGCCAACACCGACGAACTGTTCGGCTACGACCCCTTCACCGGCAATCCGGTGTTCGCCGGCGACCTCAAGCCCCAGCACGGTCGAGTGCATGAACTCGGCGGCGACGTCGAACTGGGCGCGGTCAAGCTGCGCGGCAGCGTCTACCGCCTGGACCTGACCGACGAGATTGGCTACGACGGCGCGGCCTACGCCAACGTCAACTTCGCCCGCTCCCGCCGCGACGGCGTGGAGGCCCAGATCGACTGGCGCCTGAGCGAGCGCCTGCTGGCGCGCTTTTCCGCCAGCCATACCGATGCCCGGTTCCGCGAAGGCGTCTATGCCGACAAGGAAATCCCGATGGTGGCGCGGGACAAGGCCGCGCTCCAGCTCACCTGGCAGACCGGCGGCGGCGCGAGTTATTCCGCCGTCGCCAGCCACGTCGGCGACCGGCGCTACAGCGGCGACTTCGCCAACACCCTGGGGCGACTGGCGGGCTACACCACCCTGGACCTGCAGGGCCGCTGGGACCTGAAGACGTGGACCATCACCGCCAAGCTGCTCAACGTCTTCGACCGGCGCTACGCGCCCTATGCCGGCTACTCCACCTTCCGCAGCGACTACTATTACTTCCCCGCCGACGGCCGCAGTCTGTTCGTCAGCGCCCGCTACGACTTCAAGTAA
- a CDS encoding FecCD family ABC transporter permease, with translation MPSRRRALAVLLLLLLLVAASLALGLTAGTMTISTTDLLAAMTGAEGGMGAEVVRTLRLPRVAGAFACGGLLALAGALMQVLLRNPLADPYVLGISGGASVGALTAMLFGLSLAGLNLLAFVGALAAMLLVFGLARGDSSWTQTRLLLTGVIIAAGCGAVVALILSIAPEQKLNGMLFWLMGDAGQILRPAPALIALALGLACAMPYARELNLLARGSVLANSLGVRVSRLRGIVYLLASLLTAFAVTTAGSIGFIGLVVPHLVRLVLGNDQRLLLPAATLAGGALLVLADTLARTVAAPQQLPVGVLTALIGVPIFLILLARQPAHQP, from the coding sequence ATGCCCTCCCGCCGCCGCGCCCTCGCCGTGCTCCTGCTGCTGCTGCTCCTGGTGGCGGCGAGCCTGGCGCTCGGGCTGACGGCGGGAACCATGACGATTTCCACCACCGACCTGCTGGCGGCGATGACCGGCGCGGAAGGCGGAATGGGCGCCGAAGTGGTGCGCACCCTGCGTCTGCCCCGAGTCGCGGGCGCCTTCGCCTGCGGCGGGCTGCTGGCCCTGGCCGGCGCGTTGATGCAGGTACTGCTGCGCAATCCGCTCGCCGATCCCTACGTGCTGGGCATTTCCGGCGGCGCCTCGGTCGGCGCGCTGACGGCGATGCTGTTCGGGCTGTCGCTGGCCGGACTCAACTTGTTGGCCTTCGTCGGCGCGCTGGCGGCGATGCTGCTGGTGTTCGGCCTGGCCCGCGGCGACAGCAGCTGGACCCAGACCCGGCTGCTGCTGACCGGCGTGATCATCGCCGCCGGCTGCGGCGCCGTGGTGGCCCTGATCCTCTCCATCGCCCCGGAGCAGAAGCTCAACGGCATGTTGTTCTGGCTGATGGGCGACGCCGGGCAGATCCTGCGGCCGGCGCCGGCCCTGATCGCCCTGGCGCTGGGCCTGGCCTGCGCGATGCCTTACGCGCGGGAACTGAACCTGCTGGCGCGGGGTTCCGTGCTGGCCAATTCTCTCGGCGTTCGAGTATCCCGCCTGCGCGGCATCGTCTACCTCCTGGCCTCGCTGCTCACCGCCTTCGCGGTGACCACCGCCGGCAGCATCGGTTTCATCGGTCTGGTGGTGCCGCATCTGGTGCGGCTGGTGCTGGGCAACGACCAGCGCCTGCTGCTGCCCGCCGCCACCCTGGCCGGCGGCGCCCTGCTGGTGCTGGCCGACACCCTGGCCCGCACCGTGGCGGCGCCCCAGCAACTGCCGGTGGGCGTGCTCACCGCCCTGATCGGCGTGCCGATCTTCCTGATCCTCCTGGCCCGCCAGCCAGCGCACCAGCCATGA
- a CDS encoding ABC transporter ATP-binding protein, which produces MSAALLEVRGLDVAIGGRVFCRDLVLRLNGGESLAILGRNGAGKSTLLATLAGLRPASTGAIEIGGLDPRLADPRTLARLRGYLPQQQHDPFTSTVLETVLVGRHPHLGRWEWEGATDRRLAETALAAVGLADYGQREVHSLSGGERQRLGIATLLTQAPRLFLLDEPLAHLDLNHQIAVLDLFATPGRDWGAAVAMVLHEPGLALRYCSRALLLFGDGEWLEGPSAEIINADNLSRLYGHALRELKDGGQRWFVPV; this is translated from the coding sequence ATGAGCGCGGCCCTGCTGGAAGTGCGCGGTCTGGACGTGGCGATCGGCGGCCGGGTGTTCTGCCGCGATCTGGTGTTGCGCCTGAACGGCGGGGAGTCCCTGGCCATCCTGGGCCGCAACGGCGCCGGCAAATCGACTTTGCTCGCCACTTTGGCGGGGCTGCGGCCCGCCTCGACGGGGGCCATCGAGATCGGCGGACTCGACCCCCGTCTCGCCGATCCGCGCACCCTGGCGCGGTTGCGCGGCTATCTGCCGCAGCAGCAGCACGATCCTTTCACCTCGACGGTGCTGGAGACGGTGCTGGTCGGACGGCATCCCCATTTGGGGCGCTGGGAATGGGAAGGCGCGACCGACCGGCGCCTGGCCGAGACCGCGCTGGCCGCCGTCGGCCTGGCCGACTACGGACAACGCGAAGTCCATAGCCTGTCGGGCGGGGAGCGCCAGCGCCTGGGCATCGCCACCCTGCTCACCCAGGCGCCGCGCCTGTTCCTGCTCGACGAGCCCCTGGCGCACCTCGATCTGAACCACCAGATCGCGGTGCTCGACCTGTTCGCCACGCCGGGCCGGGACTGGGGCGCCGCCGTGGCGATGGTGCTGCACGAGCCGGGACTGGCCCTGCGCTATTGCAGCCGGGCGCTGCTGCTGTTCGGCGACGGCGAATGGCTGGAAGGCCCCAGCGCGGAGATCATCAACGCCGACAATCTTTCACGCCTCTACGGCCATGCGCTGCGGGAGCTGAAGGATGGCGGACAACGGTGGTTCGTACCCGTCTGA
- a CDS encoding cobyric acid synthase produces MTLSTLMVQGCTSDAGKSTLVAALCRILKRRGISVAPFKPQNMALNSAVTVDGGEIGRAQALQAQAAGLAPRIDFNPVLLKPTTDRQAQVIVHGRAVTDLDARAYHDYKRVALSAVMDSWRRLTAEFECVLVEGAGSPAEINLRDRDIANMGFAEAADVPVILVADIDRGGVFAHLVGTLELLSASERERIKGFVINRFRGDIGLLQPGLDWLEQRTGKPVLGVVPYLHGLLLDAEDAIATAGELDKAPSRLTAIAPVLPRIANHNDLDPLRLHPEVDFRWVGPGQTPPPADLVILPGSKSVRADLDWLRQQGWDAYLRRHLRYGGKLIGICGGFQMLGEMVHDPLGLEGEAGSSPGLGLLACETTLAREKRLHNVGGRLALGEDTPLTGYEIHMGVSRGPALERPLVHLDDGRRDGAISADDAILATYCHGLFDHPEALSALLAWAGMAETAPVDLAARREADLDRLADAVETALDWRRLKGWLP; encoded by the coding sequence ATGACGCTTTCCACGCTGATGGTGCAAGGCTGCACCTCCGACGCCGGCAAAAGCACCCTGGTGGCGGCGCTGTGCCGCATCCTGAAGCGCCGGGGAATCTCCGTGGCGCCCTTCAAGCCGCAAAACATGGCGCTGAATTCGGCGGTCACCGTCGACGGCGGCGAAATCGGCCGCGCCCAGGCGCTCCAGGCGCAGGCGGCGGGACTGGCGCCGCGGATCGACTTCAACCCGGTGCTGCTCAAGCCCACCACCGATCGGCAGGCCCAGGTGATCGTTCATGGCCGCGCGGTGACCGACCTGGACGCCCGGGCCTACCACGACTACAAGCGGGTGGCGCTGTCCGCGGTGATGGACTCCTGGCGCCGCCTGACCGCGGAATTCGAGTGCGTGCTGGTGGAAGGCGCCGGCAGCCCGGCCGAAATCAACCTGCGCGACCGCGACATCGCCAACATGGGCTTCGCCGAAGCCGCCGACGTGCCGGTGATCCTGGTGGCCGACATCGACCGGGGCGGCGTCTTCGCCCATCTGGTGGGTACCCTGGAACTGCTCTCGGCTTCCGAGCGGGAGCGGATCAAGGGCTTCGTGATCAACCGTTTCCGCGGCGACATCGGCCTGCTGCAGCCGGGGCTGGACTGGCTGGAGCAGCGCACCGGCAAGCCGGTGCTGGGCGTGGTGCCCTACCTGCACGGCCTGCTGCTGGACGCGGAGGACGCGATTGCCACGGCCGGCGAGCTGGACAAGGCGCCATCGCGCTTGACGGCGATCGCACCGGTGCTGCCGCGGATCGCCAACCACAACGACCTGGACCCGCTGCGCCTGCATCCGGAAGTGGATTTCCGCTGGGTCGGTCCCGGCCAGACGCCGCCTCCCGCCGACCTGGTGATCCTGCCGGGCTCCAAGAGCGTGCGCGCCGACCTGGACTGGCTGCGGCAGCAGGGCTGGGACGCCTATCTGCGCCGCCATCTACGCTACGGCGGAAAGCTGATCGGCATCTGCGGCGGCTTCCAGATGCTGGGCGAAATGGTCCACGATCCGCTGGGGCTGGAGGGCGAAGCGGGCAGCAGCCCCGGCCTGGGCCTGCTCGCCTGCGAAACCACGCTGGCGCGGGAAAAACGACTGCACAACGTCGGCGGCCGCCTGGCGCTGGGCGAGGACACGCCGCTGACCGGCTACGAAATCCACATGGGCGTCAGCCGGGGCCCGGCACTGGAGCGCCCCCTGGTGCACCTGGACGACGGCCGCCGCGACGGCGCGATCTCCGCCGACGACGCGATCCTGGCCACCTACTGTCACGGCCTGTTCGATCATCCCGAGGCCCTGTCGGCGCTGCTGGCCTGGGCCGGCATGGCCGAAACGGCGCCGGTGGACCTCGCCGCCCGGCGCGAGGCTGACCTGGACCGCCTTGCCGACGCGGTGGAAACGGCCCTGGACTGGCGCCGCCTGAAAGGCTGGCTACCGTAG
- a CDS encoding cobalamin-binding protein — MAQAEVVVTDDAGQVVRLPRSARRIVSLAPHVTELVYAAGAGERLVGTVQFSNYPEAARRVPQVGSYSRIDLEALLALQPDLVIGWQSGNQVEQLMRLRSLGVPLLTTEPARIDDVARNIEQIGILAGTAAHAREVVARFRQRHRSLAARYSGRPPVRVFYEVWKNPLMTVGGRQIISDVLKLCGGRNVFADLTVMAPIVGEEAVLAADPEAIVASGMDQSRPEWLDDWRRWPRMTAVVRDNLFHVPPDLLQRHTPRLLDGAEQVCAQLEQARARRLGAK, encoded by the coding sequence ATGGCCCAGGCGGAAGTCGTCGTCACCGACGATGCCGGACAGGTGGTGCGGCTGCCGAGGAGTGCACGCCGTATCGTCAGCCTGGCGCCGCATGTGACAGAACTCGTCTATGCCGCCGGCGCCGGGGAACGGCTGGTGGGGACGGTGCAGTTCAGCAATTATCCGGAGGCGGCACGCCGCGTGCCGCAAGTGGGGAGCTATTCCCGCATCGACCTGGAGGCGCTCCTGGCCTTGCAGCCGGACTTGGTGATCGGCTGGCAGAGCGGCAATCAGGTTGAGCAACTGATGCGTTTGCGCAGTCTGGGCGTGCCCCTGTTGACCACCGAACCCGCTCGGATCGACGATGTGGCGCGCAATATCGAGCAGATCGGCATTCTGGCCGGTACCGCGGCGCATGCCCGGGAAGTCGTCGCCCGCTTTCGACAGCGGCATCGGAGTCTGGCGGCCCGTTACTCGGGGCGGCCGCCCGTACGGGTTTTCTACGAGGTCTGGAAAAATCCGCTGATGACCGTGGGGGGGCGCCAGATCATCAGCGACGTGCTGAAACTCTGCGGCGGCCGCAACGTCTTCGCCGACCTGACCGTCATGGCGCCCATCGTCGGCGAGGAAGCCGTGCTGGCGGCGGACCCGGAGGCCATCGTCGCTTCGGGCATGGACCAGTCGCGGCCGGAATGGCTGGACGACTGGCGGCGCTGGCCGCGGATGACCGCGGTGGTCCGGGACAACCTGTTCCATGTGCCGCCGGATCTGCTCCAGCGCCACACCCCGCGCCTGCTGGACGGGGCCGAGCAGGTCTGCGCGCAGTTGGAGCAGGCACGGGCTCGGCGCCTCGGCGCAAAGTAA
- a CDS encoding C40 family peptidase, whose translation MPCRYALLLFTCLVLAACGSVPSRPVAARPAPAASLPPSPQGVDVTMFALGLLETGYRFGGKNPDSGLDCSGMVTYVFDKAAGLRLAGSAADIARKGRPVATDRLRPGDLVFFNTRNQPYSHVGIYIGGDRFVHAPNNNGRVRTDKLSSGWFAGRFEEARSYFE comes from the coding sequence ATGCCGTGTCGATATGCTCTGCTGCTCTTCACCTGCCTCGTCCTGGCGGCCTGCGGCTCCGTTCCCAGCCGCCCGGTCGCCGCCCGCCCCGCGCCGGCGGCATCCCTGCCGCCGTCCCCACAGGGCGTGGATGTGACGATGTTCGCCCTGGGCTTGCTGGAAACGGGCTACCGTTTCGGCGGCAAGAATCCCGACTCGGGCCTCGATTGCAGCGGCATGGTGACCTATGTGTTCGACAAGGCGGCCGGGCTGCGGCTCGCCGGTTCAGCCGCCGACATCGCCCGCAAGGGACGCCCGGTGGCGACCGACCGTCTGCGCCCTGGAGATTTGGTGTTTTTCAACACCCGCAATCAACCCTATTCCCATGTCGGCATCTATATCGGCGGCGACCGCTTCGTCCATGCGCCCAACAACAATGGCAGGGTACGCACCGACAAATTGAGTAGCGGCTGGTTCGCCGGGCGTTTCGAAGAAGCGCGCAGCTATTTCGAGTAG
- a CDS encoding putative metalloprotease CJM1_0395 family protein produces MADLGVSLNSSLYSPGISQAKGADLAMTRDQLASTLPQGQGSGKQSPTAKELSPEQQRQVRELQQIDRAVRAHEQAHITAGRGVVTSGANFSYAYGPDGKQYAVGGEVSIDTSAERKPEANIDKGRRIQVAALAPADPSPQDHRVAAIGAGLEEQGYLDLERQRLVAMDQGDPPAQPPSAATTAVQSGQDDRQRQVARAYEAAPTESGGGFSRFA; encoded by the coding sequence ATGGCCGACCTCGGGGTTTCACTCAATTCTTCCTTGTATTCGCCGGGAATTTCCCAGGCGAAGGGCGCCGATTTGGCGATGACCCGCGATCAGTTGGCAAGTACCCTGCCCCAGGGCCAGGGGAGCGGCAAGCAGAGTCCAACCGCGAAGGAACTGAGCCCCGAACAGCAGCGTCAGGTGCGGGAGTTGCAGCAGATCGATCGCGCGGTGCGCGCTCATGAGCAGGCCCATATAACCGCCGGCCGCGGCGTGGTGACCAGCGGGGCGAATTTCAGCTATGCCTACGGTCCCGATGGCAAGCAGTATGCGGTGGGCGGCGAAGTGAGCATCGACACTTCGGCCGAGCGCAAGCCCGAGGCCAACATCGACAAGGGGCGGCGGATTCAGGTGGCGGCGCTGGCCCCGGCGGACCCCTCGCCCCAGGATCATCGTGTCGCCGCCATCGGTGCCGGTCTGGAAGAGCAGGGCTACCTGGATCTGGAGCGTCAGCGCCTTGTCGCAATGGATCAAGGCGACCCGCCGGCTCAGCCCCCATCCGCCGCAACCACCGCAGTTCAATCCGGCCAGGACGACCGGCAACGGCAGGTGGCCCGCGCATACGAAGCGGCGCCGACGGAAAGCGGCGGCGGTTTCAGCCGGTTCGCCTGA
- a CDS encoding AmpG family muropeptide MFS transporter produces the protein MTRPAWVGALLTRRMLICVFTGFSSGLPLYLLLNLLPAWLRSEGISLKAIGLFALIQFPYTWKFLWSPLLDRYALPLLGRRRGWMFATQLGLLACICLLGVFDPQRELMAITVLAAVLAFVSATQDIVLDAYRRELLDDSELGLGNSIHVNAYRIAGLVPGSLSLILADHLPWAAVFAVTGLFMLPGLALSLLIREPVIRNGRPRTLREAVAEPFHEFIGRAGLQNALRVLAFIFLYKLGDSMCTALATPFYLDMGFAKSDIGLVAKHAGLWPAIVGGLVGGLWMVRLGINRALWLFGVVQLVSIFGFAWLAWLGRNETVGAQQLGQLALVIGFEALGVGLGTVAFVAFIARATNPLYTATQYALFSSLAAVPRTFANAATGWLVEGMGWYGFFLLCAALAVPGMALLPRVAPWRREPG, from the coding sequence ATGACTCGCCCGGCCTGGGTTGGCGCGCTGCTCACCCGGCGCATGCTGATCTGCGTATTCACGGGCTTTTCCTCCGGCCTGCCGCTGTACCTGCTGCTCAATCTGCTGCCGGCCTGGCTGCGCAGCGAAGGCATCAGCCTCAAGGCCATCGGTCTGTTCGCCCTGATCCAGTTTCCCTACACCTGGAAATTCCTCTGGTCGCCGCTGCTGGACCGGTATGCCCTGCCGCTTCTGGGGCGGCGGCGGGGCTGGATGTTCGCCACCCAGCTCGGACTGCTGGCCTGCATCTGCCTGCTGGGGGTGTTCGACCCGCAGCGGGAGCTGATGGCCATCACCGTGCTGGCGGCGGTGCTGGCCTTCGTTTCCGCCACCCAGGACATCGTGCTCGATGCCTATCGGCGCGAGTTGCTGGACGACAGCGAGCTGGGACTGGGCAATTCCATCCACGTCAATGCCTACCGCATCGCCGGCCTGGTGCCGGGCTCGCTGTCCCTGATCCTGGCCGATCACCTGCCCTGGGCCGCGGTGTTCGCCGTCACCGGCCTGTTCATGCTGCCCGGCCTGGCCCTGTCCCTCCTGATCCGCGAGCCGGTGATCCGCAACGGCCGTCCGCGTACCCTGCGCGAGGCGGTGGCGGAGCCGTTCCACGAGTTCATCGGCCGGGCCGGGCTGCAGAATGCGCTGCGGGTGCTGGCCTTCATTTTTCTCTACAAGCTGGGCGACTCGATGTGCACCGCGCTCGCCACGCCCTTTTATCTCGACATGGGCTTCGCCAAGTCCGACATCGGCCTGGTGGCCAAGCACGCCGGACTCTGGCCGGCGATCGTCGGCGGCCTGGTGGGCGGTCTGTGGATGGTGCGCCTGGGCATCAACCGCGCGTTGTGGCTGTTCGGCGTGGTGCAACTGGTGTCCATCTTCGGCTTCGCCTGGCTGGCCTGGCTGGGCCGCAACGAGACCGTCGGCGCCCAGCAATTGGGCCAGCTGGCGCTGGTGATCGGCTTCGAAGCCCTCGGCGTCGGGCTCGGCACCGTGGCCTTCGTCGCCTTCATCGCCCGCGCCACCAACCCGCTCTACACCGCGACCCAGTACGCCCTGTTCTCCAGCCTGGCCGCCGTGCCGCGCACCTTCGCCAATGCCGCCACCGGCTGGCTGGTGGAAGGCATGGGCTGGTACGGCTTCTTCCTGCTCTGTGCGGCGCTGGCCGTGCCGGGCATGGCCTTGCTGCCCAGGGTCGCTCCCTGGCGCCGCGAGCCCGGCTGA
- the metW gene encoding methionine biosynthesis protein MetW: MSAAQDRPDFDVIAGWVQSGERVLDLGCGDGSLLRRLIETRGVRGCGVEIDDESVLASVRAGINVIQSNLEDGLAGFTDAAFDHVVLSRTLQTVRHTQDILNEMLRVGREVVVSFPNFAYWKNRLAVLDGHMPVSEDLPYQWYDSPNVRFFTLVDFENLCEAMGIVIRDRQVLDEAGRRVTEEHNFLGSLAVYRISRRK; the protein is encoded by the coding sequence ATGAGCGCCGCCCAGGATCGGCCCGATTTCGACGTCATCGCCGGCTGGGTGCAGTCCGGCGAGCGCGTGCTGGACCTCGGCTGCGGCGACGGTTCGCTGCTCCGGCGCCTGATCGAGACGCGCGGCGTGCGCGGCTGCGGAGTCGAGATCGACGACGAGAGCGTGCTGGCCTCGGTGCGCGCCGGCATCAACGTGATCCAGAGCAATCTGGAGGACGGCCTGGCCGGTTTCACCGACGCCGCCTTCGATCATGTCGTGCTTTCCCGCACGCTGCAGACGGTGCGCCATACCCAGGACATTCTGAACGAGATGCTGCGGGTGGGGCGGGAGGTCGTGGTGTCCTTCCCCAATTTCGCCTACTGGAAAAACCGGCTCGCGGTGCTGGACGGCCATATGCCGGTATCCGAGGACCTGCCCTACCAGTGGTATGACTCGCCCAATGTGCGTTTCTTTACCCTGGTGGATTTCGAGAACCTGTGTGAGGCAATGGGCATCGTCATTCGCGACCGCCAGGTGCTGGACGAGGCGGGCCGTCGGGTGACCGAGGAACACAACTTCCTCGGCAGCCTGGCGGTGTATCGCATCTCGCGCCGCAAATGA
- a CDS encoding homoserine O-acetyltransferase: MEKQGNSIGVVAPQRAHFDEPLTLRSGAVLPACDLVYETYGTLNAAKSNAILVCHALSGHHHVAGHYADNPQNIGWWDNIIGPGRPLDTDRFFIVGLNNLGGCHGSTGPSSLNPATGKPWGADFPLLAVVDWVRAQARLADRLGIDSWAAVIGGSLGGMQALRWTITFPERVRHALVIAAAPKLTAQNIAFNDVARQAILTDPDFHGGHYYEHGVYPKRGLRLARMLGHITYLSDDQMDQKFGRELRNGAFSFGYGVEFEVESYLHYQGDRFAGFFDANTYLLMTRALDYFDPAREGGGDLARALAVARARFLVIAFSTDWRFSPARSKEIVNALLKNGQDVCYAEPRCNYGHDSFLMDDPQYHAVVRAYLENVKI; this comes from the coding sequence ATGGAAAAACAAGGCAACAGCATCGGTGTCGTGGCGCCCCAGCGCGCCCATTTCGACGAACCCCTGACTCTGCGCAGCGGGGCCGTGCTGCCGGCCTGCGACCTGGTCTATGAGACCTATGGCACGCTGAACGCGGCCAAGAGCAACGCCATCCTGGTCTGCCACGCGCTGTCCGGCCATCACCACGTGGCGGGCCATTACGCGGACAACCCGCAGAACATCGGCTGGTGGGACAACATCATCGGCCCGGGCCGCCCGCTCGATACCGACAGGTTCTTCATCGTCGGGCTCAACAATCTGGGCGGTTGCCACGGCTCCACCGGTCCGTCGAGCCTGAATCCGGCCACCGGCAAGCCCTGGGGCGCGGATTTCCCCCTGCTGGCGGTGGTGGACTGGGTGCGTGCCCAGGCGCGGCTGGCGGACCGGCTGGGCATCGACAGCTGGGCGGCGGTGATCGGCGGCAGCCTGGGCGGGATGCAGGCGCTGCGCTGGACCATCACGTTCCCCGAGCGCGTGCGCCACGCGCTGGTGATCGCCGCGGCGCCCAAACTGACGGCGCAGAACATCGCCTTCAACGACGTGGCGCGGCAGGCGATCCTCACCGACCCGGACTTCCACGGCGGCCACTACTACGAGCACGGCGTCTATCCCAAGCGCGGCCTGCGCCTGGCCCGGATGCTGGGCCACATCACCTATCTGTCCGATGATCAGATGGATCAGAAGTTTGGCCGCGAACTGCGCAACGGCGCCTTCTCTTTCGGCTATGGCGTGGAATTCGAGGTGGAGTCCTACCTGCACTACCAGGGCGACCGTTTCGCTGGTTTCTTCGACGCCAACACCTACCTGCTGATGACACGGGCGCTGGACTACTTCGATCCGGCCCGTGAGGGCGGCGGCGATCTGGCGCGGGCGCTGGCGGTGGCGCGGGCCAGGTTCCTGGTGATCGCCTTTTCCACCGACTGGCGCTTCTCGCCGGCGCGTTCCAAGGAAATCGTCAATGCCCTGCTGAAGAACGGCCAGGACGTCTGTTACGCCGAACCGCGCTGCAATTACGGCCACGATTCCTTCCTCATGGACGACCCCCAGTACCATGCCGTGGTGCGGGCCTATCTGGAGAACGTGAAGATATGA